The Deinococcus carri genome segment TTCGCCACCAGGATGGATTTCCGGGCAGTCCGTCTGTGCGTCATGCCCCAGGCTAGCGCGCAGCCTGCCCTCCCCCTGCTAGCATTACGCCATGAACAAAAGAATTGTCGTGAAGTTTGTTCCACCCGCACCCGTGAAAGTTCCGAACGGCAAGAGCACCACGCGCACGCGGACCTGGCAGGTGGACAAGCTGATCGAGTTTCTGCGGGCGGGCCTGACCCCTCTCGTGCAGCAGGCCCACCCCGGCGTTGAGCTGGAAGTGGTGGAAGGCCGGGCGGCTGACGTGCGGTTCGACGGCTGGAAACCAGAGAAGCCGAGCGTGGTCCGGGAGCAGATTGGCGAGATGATTGGGACGGTCATGGAGGACCTGGAGGCCGAGGAGTACCTGAGCGCCTGAGTTGTCCGGGCCTCACTCCCCCTTGCCGTGGGCAGGCACCCCCAACGTCATGCGCCGCAACGTCACCGCACTCCGGCTGATGCCCCACCCCTCCGCCAGGTCGCCGTCGAAGGCGGTCCCCAACCGGGCGTCCATCTCGGGCGTCCACTTGATGTTGCGCGTGTCCTTGTAGCTCCGCTTTTTCAGGTGCCGCCGCCGGGTAGCCGCCAGCGTTTTGCTCACGCCCAGCGCCTGGGCGGCCTGCTCGTCCGGCATGGTGCCCAGCACGGCGTCCATCTCCGGCGTCCACGTTACGGCGTGCGGGTGGGGCTGGCGCTCGGCCATGCCTACGGCGATGCTCTCCCGCATCCGGGTCTGCGCCTCCGGCTCCAGCGCCTTCTGGCGGCCTTTGGCGGCCCGCTCGGGGGTGAGCTTGTCCACTACCAGTTCCCGGTAGAGCCGCTGCGTGCCGGGGTTGTTCTGCGCGTTCACGCCCAACGCCTTGCGCCAGCCCCAGACCGTCCCCTCGCTCACACCGAACGCCTCCTGGATGTCCTTCGCCGCCTCGGTTCGCACGGCGCGAGCCAGCGTCTCGGTGAGGATGAGCGAGTGCTTGCCGGTCTTGCGGCGATAGGGCCAGGGGATAGGGGCGTTGGTGTACCCACCCACCTGCACGCGGCCGAGCAGCACGTCATCCAGCCAGTCGCCTGGCTGGACGCTGGGGATGGGATAGCGGGTGGGGTCGAGTGGCATACTGGGGACCTCCTGGACAACTGGGAGAGGATTGAAGCGCATCACTCCTGATGCAAGAACCGCCCCGACTTGGTTGCCGGGGCGGTTCGCCTTTGGGCCTACTCTTCGGTCTCTTCGCCATCCTCGTTGTATCGGGTGCCATCGTCGGTGGTCAGGATCTCGCCGTCCCAATCGCCCCACTCGCTGTCACCACCGAAGCACACTGCACCGCGTCCGTTGGGCCAGCGGGTCATCTGGCCGCGCTGCCCGCCCGTGTAGAGAATGCCCCAGGTTTCGCAGCCCGTCTCCAGTTCGGTGCCTTGGTCGAGGGGCAGCATCTCTCGGGCGTCTTTGATGTTCTCGGCGGTCACGATGTTGCGGTGGTAGGGGGTGTGCGTGTAGTTCGTCATCTTCATCACTCCTGGTCGGCTTCGGGATGTGGATTTTGGTTGCTCCCTCGCCTGAAACAAAGATACAACGTGTGACGTGATATGTCAACACATAGTGTCAGACTTGCCCAATCTCCATTTTTAACCACAAAAAGCCCCCGCGCCGCCAGCAGGGAGCCGGGGCGCGGGGGCAGAGAGGGGTGAGTTGTCCGTTACTTCAGCCAGACCAGCACGGGGCGTGCGCCCACGCTCTCGCGGTAGGCCAGCACGCCCGCGTCGAGCACGGTGCCCGCCAGCGTCACGCGCACCTGCTGCCCGGCGGGCACGTTCGGCAGGTTGCAGGTGAACTGGGTCCGCGCAGCGTTCGTGCGGCACCAGGTTGCCGCCGCCGCGTCGGGCGTCAGCCCTGTCCCCAGCGCCGTAAGGGCAGGGCCGTCCCCGGCCCGGCTGGGGTCGCCGGTCAGGGCGTCGGGGCCGGGATTGGCGAGCACCAGGCTGCCGTTCTCACGGGTGAGGGTTGCGTGTTCGTTCGGCTGCGCGAGTTGCGCCACCGGGGCGCACGAGGCGAGTCCCAGCCCCGCCACCAGAAAGAGCAACATCTTCTTCACAGCAGGCCTCCCTGTTTCAGTTCGAGAATCACGCCCAGGACGCGGTTGCGGCTGTCCGCGCTGAGATGCGCGTCCCCGTCCAGCAGGTCGGGGGCCACCACCGCCAGCCGCCCGCCAATCCGCAGCAGCCGCGCCGGGGTGGGTTGCAGCCCCGCCTGACTCAGCAGGCTCTCCAGCAGCGCGTCCAGCGTCAGCGCCAGGGTGCCCCCGCCCAGCAGCCCGCGGGCCGCGCCCGGCGTGGTGTCCAGCCCCGGAATGACCTCCAGCCCCGATGCGGGCGGCGCGCCCCGCACCTCCGGCGGGGTGACCACCTCGCCCACCACGACCGGCACGGGGTCCGGGAGGCCCGCCGGGGCGAGCGCATTGCCCTTGGCGTTGCTGAACACGCGGGTGATGTAGTCGCCGTTGGCCTTGACGAACGCTACCAGCGCTACCAGCAGCGCCCCTCCCAGGTTCAGGCCACCCCGCGTCGCGGCTGCCTGGGCGAGGGCGAACCCCAGCGCCACCAGCAGGCTCAGCACGGCGCTGACGGCGACGGTCGTGGGGCCGGTCGTGCGCCCCAGCTTCTTGGCGATGCTGGTCAGCGGCTGCACCAGCACCGCACTCAGCAGGCCGATCAGGACCGCGACCACGCCCTGATACTCGGCCGGGATGCCGCTGGGCAGGTCTGTCCCCTGCGCGAGGGCCAGCCCCGTCCCCAGCACCAGCACCGACAACGTGAACAACGACAGTTTCCGCATTTCCCACCTCCGGGAACGAAAGCGGGCGGCCCCGTGAGGGAACCGCCCTGGCGAGTGGCCGACTTGCTGTCAGGTCTTCGCGCGGTCGAGTTGCAGCGCGCCGTCCTGATAGACGGTGAGGATGGACGTGCCCACCTGCACCCGGCCGTCCTCCAGCCGGGTGATGAGCTGCCCGCCGTACACCACGGCCGGAACGTCCATCGTGGTGTTTTTCCCATCCTGGCCGCGCAGGAACACGCGGCGACGGGTGGTGCTGGCGGGCGTGGTACTCGGGGGGCGGGCCGCCGTCACCGGCGCATCCCGGAGGGGCCAGATGCTCCCCACGATGACGTTGGCGCGGATGCCGTGGGCGGCGGCCCAGACGCTGCCGCTGATGTTCTGCTTCGGGCCGTTCACGCCCGCGAGCTGGAGGTGCGGGCGCTCCCAGGGAAACGTCTCCAGCCCGTACCTCGCGGGCGGCACCGCGGCGTAGATGGCGTTGTAGGTCGCGTGGCTCCAGTCCTGCACCCACCGCTCCCCCACCAGTCGCAGCGGCACCCAGTCGGCCGCCAGGCCGTACTCGTGCGAGGAGTCGAGCGTATAGGTGACGACCGGGCCGGGCCGGGTGCGGCCCTGGGCGTAGAGCCAGGCCTGCCGCTCGGCGGTCCGGAAGGTCTCGTAGACGCAGACCTCTATTCCTCGCGGCTTGCCCCAGGCACGGGCGTCGGCCAGCCAGTGTTCGAGGGGTGTGCGGTAGAGCTGGTGGAGGTGGTTGGGGTCACGGTCCTGTGCGGTGCTCATGGCTCTCCTTTGAGGTCAGGGTCCGGCGGCCAGACGGTGCGCGGCTGGCAGTCGTGGAGCTGCTCCAGGAACTCGACCCGGATGCGCGCCTGGTCGCGCTGGTAGCGCATGGTGTGGACGGTGTGCAGGGTCTCCTCCAGCTCGGCGGCCAGCGTGTCGAACTTCGCCTGGAGGGCGTCGAGTTGCGTGCGCATCTGCGCAACCTGGGCAGTCAGGTCCGCCTTCTGGGCGTCCCCCACCTTCCCGCCCCGCACCTCGCGCACCAGCATGGCGAGGCCGTAGAACACGGCGATGATGATGGCCGCCGGGCCGCCCTTCGTGACCAGGCCGATGAGTTGGGTCACGTCCACGTTATCCATCCCGCCCCTCGTCGGACTCGACGCGGGCCAGCCATCTCAGCCAGCGTGGAGGGCGCTCCACCAGCCGTCCCCACCAGCCCGTGCCCTGCGCCCAGGCGACGGCCGCGCGGGCAAGCAGCAGCCCGCTGACGGCCGCCAGGATGCTGTAGGTCATGACGGCGCTGGTGATGCCCACCCCGGCCCCGAAGGAGGCCCCCGCCGCCAGCAGGTACAGCCCCGTCAGCGCATGGGCGAGGACCCGCAGCCCACCGCCGCGGGGCATGACCAGCAGCAGCACCCCGTTCAGCAGGCTCCACCAGCCCCACCAGGCCCAGGGCATGAAATCGTCGAAGCGCTGGTAGGACGGCAGGAACTCGGGCAGGAAGGGCCGGTGGTACACGCTGAAGGCCCAGCCCAGCATGATGACGGCCAGGATGTTGCTGGGATTCAGGGGGTCCCAGCGGCTGAACAGATAGTGCCGCTCCATCACCGCACCCCCAGCCGCCGCCACGTCCGGTCGTCCAGGGTGTAGGTGAGGCGGTGCGTGAACAGCCACACGCGCATCACCTGCCCTACCGGGATGACGTTTGGCTGGCCGATGACGCTGCCGGACAGGGCGTTTTCCTTGCGGACCTTCACGGGGCGGGTGCAGCCGGGTGCAGCACGGACAACGGCCTGATACCCGACGCCGACGATGCGGTCACGGAAGGCGATGGGCGTGCAGTATTTGCCTGTGGGCGGCGAGAGGGTGAGGGGCATGGCGGCCGTGAGGGCCGCCGCCGGAAGCAGCAGTGCCGCCCCTATCAGCAGGGCGGCGCGTCGGTTATGGGCCATGTGGCCTCCAATCTCCCGGCGGTGAAACGAAGCCGCCTCAGGCCGGGTGCTGGGGCGGGGGTGGGCCGATAACGGGCCGATGCTGTGTGGTATCAACTCTCAATCAACCCGTGCGCTCGCATGACCGCCAGGATGGCGTTAATGGCGCGTTTGTTGTCGGCCGCACTACCGTCGCTGTCGGGGATGGCAGCCTGTTGCTCGCCTACCACCTGTTTACCATTGGCCCAAAACGCCGTGCCACGCACGTTGCCGTCAAAAATCGTAGCCAGCGCATTGCAATGCAGCACGCCCGCCTCGCCCGGTGCGGCAAACAGGTCCACGTTGTTGCCCAGCCCGAGGCGGGTTTCCGCTGCCGTGACGTTCAGTCGGAACGCCTGCCGCCCCGCCGCATCCTGATAGAGCGCGGCCAGTCCGTTCCGTTTGCTGTGGTAGGTCGCGGTGGTGATGCCTGCGCCCTGCCCGGAGTACCCGAACGCCCCCGTCGTCGGCTGTGCCAGGAAAGCGGCCTCGGTTGTTTTGCCCGTGGCCGCGAATCCGTAGGTGTGCTGCCCGCTCGCCCCGAACGCGATGGGGGAGCGCGACTCATCCTCGAACCCCACCTGCGGCGACTGGGCCGGGATGCCCTCCGCGCCCGGCTGGTGCTGCACTGCATAGCCAGACTTGTGGCCCCCCAGCACCCGCATCCCGTGGTAGTTGTCCCCGCCCACATCCCAGCCGATGAAGCCACGCTCGCCTTTGTTGTACGTGCCGCCGCCGTACATGTGGACGCGGGTTTTCTCGTCCTCAGCGGGGTCGTAGCCACGTTTGAAATTGAACGTGGTGATTTCCTGGCCGTAGGCCACCGTCGCCATGCTGTCCGGCCTGAGCCAGGCGGTTACGTTCTGCCCCCACATGGCCGTCTGCGGATTGACCGAGACGGCCATGCCGTTCGCGGGGACGCCCGCCTGCCCGGTCCCGGTACTGGTCCACTGCGTCACCGTCAGGGTCTGGGCCTGAGCGTCCCAGCCGGTGAGCAACCCGCCCCATTTCGGGCTGTGGGTGGTGTCCACCCACATGCCCACGCGCAGGCGGCTGTAATCCACCCCCGGCGCTTTCGCACCTGTCGTGGTGTAGGTGGTCTGCGCCGCCGTGCTGAGGTTGGCCGCCCGGCCTTCGATGCCGACATACAGCGCCGCCGTGTCTCTGGCTGGGTAGCTCGCGGCGTCGGCGGGGCTGTTCAGGCCCAGGATGCGGGTTTCGGGGTCGGGGAGGTCGCTGGCGATGATGCTCACGACAGTGGCGTTCTCGCGCAGGCCGTAGGGGTCCCGGTGGATTTTGAGGCCCCGGTCGGTGTAGTGCATCAGGTCAGGGTCGCGCTCCGGCACGCCGAGGGGGCCGTTCGGGATGGACGGCAGGCGGCGGTAGTCGGTGAGTCCAGCCAGGGCAGGTTGTTTGTCCAGCACCTCGGAGCGCCCCGGTAGCCCCTGGCCCCGCTCCACCCACGCTCCGCTCACGCGCTCCAGGCGCACGAGGCCGCCCTCAGCGGTGCGTTTCGCGCCCCGCGTGCCGTCCGGCGCGGCGGGCGGGTCAGCAGTTGTCTCGCTGATATGCGCGGGGTTGATGCCGGTCGTCGCCAGCGCCTCAGCCGCACTCTGCGCGGTATCGGCCAGCGCCTGCCGCGTCTCCGCATGCAGCACCTCCCCCTCATCAAGCATGGTCCCCAGGGCGCGGAGCTGGTCCGGCTGGGCTACCTGCGCCCGC includes the following:
- a CDS encoding M15 family metallopeptidase, with amino-acid sequence MSTAQDRDPNHLHQLYRTPLEHWLADARAWGKPRGIEVCVYETFRTAERQAWLYAQGRTRPGPVVTYTLDSSHEYGLAADWVPLRLVGERWVQDWSHATYNAIYAAVPPARYGLETFPWERPHLQLAGVNGPKQNISGSVWAAAHGIRANVIVGSIWPLRDAPVTAARPPSTTPASTTRRRVFLRGQDGKNTTMDVPAVVYGGQLITRLEDGRVQVGTSILTVYQDGALQLDRAKT